In a genomic window of Pelotomaculum thermopropionicum SI:
- the OsmY gene encoding predicted periplasmic or secreted lipoprotein, translated as MAKQADDEIRRKVQEVLDSNIESGEYGLKADVVNGVVILTGIVDTLSEKESISKMVGDIEGVRGVENNIAISTDGAVDDGDVTFEVMEELKAGSGVNLKHIGVKSVRGRVFLKGRVNSEAEREAAVNAAAKARGVREVVSQLEMETARELTLDGIFHSQVNNDGEENNRREV; from the coding sequence ATGGCAAAACAAGCCGATGACGAAATCAGGCGGAAGGTGCAGGAGGTTCTCGATTCAAACATTGAATCGGGGGAATACGGGTTAAAGGCGGATGTTGTCAACGGAGTGGTTATACTTACGGGAATTGTCGACACCCTTTCGGAAAAGGAAAGCATAAGCAAAATGGTTGGGGACATTGAAGGCGTGCGGGGCGTAGAAAATAACATTGCCATCAGTACGGACGGGGCTGTCGACGACGGGGACGTAACCTTTGAAGTAATGGAGGAGCTTAAGGCCGGTTCAGGCGTAAATCTCAAGCATATAGGGGTGAAGTCCGTAAGGGGCAGGGTTTTTTTAAAAGGTAGGGTAAACAGCGAAGCAGAAAGGGAGGCGGCCGTTAATGCCGCTGCGAAGGCCAGGGGAGTGCGGGAGGTGGTAAGCCAGCTGGAAATGGAAACGGCACGGGAGCTCACCCTGGACGGGATATTCCACAGCCAGGTCAATAACGACGGGGAGGAGAACAACAGAAGAGAAGTTTGA
- the SapB gene encoding Uncharacterized membrane protein, whose protein sequence is MPINETQIAIRLFLAFLVGAVIGTERKIMHKPAGLRTHALVGLGAALFTIISAYGFVEFGGPPYYRTNMDPARIAAQIVVGVGFIGGGLIFREENKVSGLTTAASIWLTAALGTGIGAGMYFPVLIAAVLGFIALRLNRILKFFGINLEEHHD, encoded by the coding sequence TTGCCTATCAACGAAACACAAATAGCCATTAGGCTTTTTCTGGCGTTTTTGGTAGGTGCTGTGATCGGAACTGAGAGAAAGATCATGCACAAGCCGGCCGGGCTCAGAACTCACGCCCTGGTCGGCCTGGGCGCTGCTCTTTTTACCATCATCAGCGCTTACGGCTTCGTCGAATTCGGCGGCCCGCCCTACTACCGCACCAATATGGACCCTGCCAGAATTGCGGCGCAAATTGTGGTGGGGGTCGGCTTCATCGGCGGCGGGTTAATTTTCAGGGAGGAAAACAAGGTGAGCGGCCTGACAACGGCCGCCAGCATCTGGCTTACCGCCGCCCTGGGTACAGGAATAGGAGCCGGTATGTATTTTCCCGTCCTTATCGCGGCAGTTTTGGGCTTTATTGCCCTAAGACTGAACCGGATCCTGAAATTCTTCGGCATTAATCTCGAAGAGCACCACGACTAG
- the PitA gene encoding phosphate/sulphate permeases — protein sequence MPDSALVIIAAVVLLALSFDFINGFHDTANSIATAISTKAMPPRAAIVLASFMNLLGALSFTGVAKTIGGKIADPLTLEHGMYIVAAALIAGIAWNLITWYYGIPSSSSHALIGSLTGAVITAAGFKAVNFRGFLAILEALIISPLAAFSTGFVIMTMVKIIFRNCQPAKLNRRFRILQIFTAAWQAFSHGTNDAQKSMGIITFALIAGGFQSTLDVPLWVKVSCAFAMAAGTSMGGWKIIKTVGTRIIKLEPANGFSADFSSALVIILATLFKMPVSTTHVISSSIMGVGAAKRVSAVNWETAEKMVVAWMITLPVTALFAGVIYGLLSIFF from the coding sequence ATGCCTGATTCAGCGCTGGTCATTATTGCCGCCGTTGTGCTTCTCGCTCTTTCGTTTGATTTCATCAACGGCTTTCATGATACAGCCAACTCCATAGCTACAGCCATCTCGACCAAAGCCATGCCGCCCAGGGCGGCGATTGTTCTTGCGTCCTTCATGAACCTCCTGGGCGCCCTTTCCTTCACCGGAGTAGCCAAAACCATCGGCGGCAAAATAGCCGATCCGCTCACCCTGGAACACGGCATGTACATCGTTGCCGCCGCTCTCATTGCCGGCATTGCCTGGAACCTGATCACCTGGTATTACGGCATACCCAGCAGTTCTTCCCATGCCCTGATCGGTTCCCTTACCGGCGCCGTCATCACCGCAGCAGGTTTTAAAGCAGTGAACTTCAGGGGTTTTCTGGCCATCCTGGAGGCCCTGATAATTTCACCTCTTGCGGCTTTTTCCACGGGCTTTGTCATCATGACCATGGTGAAAATCATTTTCCGGAACTGCCAGCCGGCCAAATTAAACCGCCGCTTCCGCATCCTGCAGATATTTACCGCTGCCTGGCAGGCCTTCAGCCACGGCACCAACGACGCCCAAAAATCAATGGGGATTATAACCTTTGCCCTGATTGCAGGAGGGTTCCAGTCAACCCTGGACGTGCCCCTGTGGGTCAAGGTTTCCTGCGCCTTCGCCATGGCTGCAGGAACTTCCATGGGGGGCTGGAAAATCATTAAAACCGTCGGCACCAGGATAATCAAGCTGGAGCCGGCCAACGGCTTTTCGGCCGACTTCAGTTCGGCCCTGGTAATCATTCTGGCTACCTTGTTTAAAATGCCGGTAAGCACCACCCACGTCATTTCATCCTCAATCATGGGCGTGGGCGCGGCCAAGCGGGTTTCGGCGGTAAACTGGGAAACGGCGGAAAAGATGGTAGTGGCATGGATGATTACCCTGCCCGTAACGGCCCTCTTTGCCGGAGTGATATACGGCCTGCTTTCCATCTTCTTTTAA
- the SppA gene encoding Periplasmic serine proteases (ClpP class) → MRTKGVVAVAFSLTEILWFVFLFMAFLPLLKQQRLEIVRLKLIRQIELKRKSRLITLIHRQESISILGIPISRYINIEDSEAVLRAIRLTPDDMPIDLVLHTPGGLVLASEQIARALQKHPAKVTVFVPHYAMSGGTMIALAADEIVMDENAVLGPVDPQLGEFPAVSVLEVVRQKGRDRVDDRTLMLAEIASKAVSQVKEFLYFLLSDKMEEARARELAELLASGTWTHDYPIDCEKLKEMGLPVTVGLMSEIYYLMDLYPQPPQRRPSVQFIPLPYGRREDQPGRR, encoded by the coding sequence ATGAGAACAAAAGGAGTGGTGGCCGTGGCCTTTAGTTTAACCGAAATATTGTGGTTTGTGTTTTTGTTTATGGCTTTTCTGCCTTTATTAAAGCAGCAGCGCCTGGAAATTGTCAGGCTCAAGCTGATCCGCCAGATCGAGTTAAAGCGCAAGTCGCGCCTGATCACCCTTATTCACAGGCAGGAGTCGATAAGCATTCTGGGCATACCCATATCGCGCTACATCAATATTGAAGACTCGGAAGCCGTCCTGCGGGCAATCCGGCTGACCCCCGATGACATGCCCATCGACCTGGTCCTGCACACCCCCGGCGGGCTGGTTCTAGCTTCAGAGCAAATCGCCAGGGCGCTCCAGAAGCACCCGGCGAAGGTAACCGTTTTTGTGCCCCATTACGCCATGTCGGGCGGCACCATGATTGCCCTGGCCGCCGATGAAATTGTGATGGACGAAAACGCCGTTCTGGGCCCGGTAGACCCGCAATTGGGCGAATTTCCCGCGGTGTCGGTGCTTGAGGTGGTCCGCCAGAAAGGCAGGGACAGGGTTGACGACCGTACCTTAATGCTGGCAGAAATTGCCTCTAAGGCCGTCTCCCAGGTAAAAGAATTTCTTTATTTTCTTCTTTCGGATAAAATGGAGGAGGCCAGGGCCAGAGAACTGGCAGAACTGCTTGCAAGCGGTACCTGGACTCACGATTATCCCATCGACTGCGAGAAGCTGAAGGAAATGGGGCTCCCGGTAACCGTGGGGCTGATGAGCGAAATCTACTACCTGATGGACCTTTACCCGCAGCCACCCCAGCGGCGCCCGTCCGTGCAGTTCATACCGCTTCCCTACGGCAGGCGGGAGGATCAGCCAGGCAGAAGATAA
- the PaaY gene encoding carbonic anhydrases/acetyltransferases (isoleucine patch superfamily) translates to MILPYDGVRPEIDETAFIAPTAVVVGRVEIGPYSSIWYNSVVRGDVDTVVIGACTSIQDGSILHEHAGFPLVIGDRVTVGHRVLLHGCTVEDGAYIGMGAIVLNGARIGAGAVVGAGSLVLQGQEIPPGMLALGSPARVVRPIREDEVDRFLGAVGRYLKMAEKHARTAAGKAR, encoded by the coding sequence TTGATCTTGCCTTATGACGGAGTGCGGCCGGAAATTGACGAAACAGCTTTCATAGCGCCCACCGCGGTGGTGGTGGGGAGGGTAGAAATCGGCCCTTACTCGAGTATCTGGTACAACTCGGTGGTCCGCGGCGATGTTGATACTGTTGTAATCGGAGCCTGCACCAGCATCCAGGACGGTTCTATCCTGCACGAGCATGCAGGCTTTCCCCTGGTCATAGGAGACAGGGTGACCGTAGGGCACCGGGTTTTGCTGCACGGCTGCACGGTTGAAGACGGGGCCTATATCGGCATGGGGGCAATAGTGCTCAACGGCGCCAGAATAGGCGCCGGAGCCGTGGTGGGGGCCGGTTCCCTTGTCCTGCAGGGCCAGGAAATTCCTCCCGGAATGCTGGCGCTGGGCTCACCCGCCAGGGTTGTCAGGCCGATCAGGGAAGACGAGGTGGATCGGTTTCTGGGGGCTGTGGGCAGGTACCTCAAGATGGCGGAAAAGCATGCCCGCACTGCCGCCGGAAAAGCCCGCTGA
- the AcuC gene encoding deacetylases (including yeast histone deacetylase and acetoin utilization protein), which translates to MKNMEGIGLRTGLIYDAAYLDHETHGCPESPARVKHTYEILKIAGMLEKLVTIKPRPATVEEVSLVHLPAYIERVKEFSKRGGGSFGNNTTGSPETFETALLAAGGTLSAVEAVLEGRVESAFALVRPPGHHARPGQAMGYCFFNNAAIAARYAIKRYGLSRVLIIDWDEHHGNGTEEIFYSDPSVLYFSVHRDWSYPGTGQAAKAGDGEGKGFNINVPLPKRSGDADYEHVFRRILRPVALAYRPQLVLVSAGFDAHRDDLIGQMSLTPYGYMALTGIVCEIATCCGGALAAVLEGGYNPGALAESVFAVLHTMAGWDAGSSSQPADEKPVKVNVMGIIEEVVKIHGSYWDFGF; encoded by the coding sequence ATGAAAAATATGGAGGGGATCGGTTTGCGCACCGGGCTGATTTACGATGCCGCCTACCTTGACCACGAAACGCACGGCTGTCCGGAAAGCCCTGCCAGGGTAAAGCACACTTATGAGATTTTGAAAATAGCCGGGATGCTGGAAAAACTGGTAACAATCAAACCGCGTCCGGCCACCGTCGAGGAAGTGTCGCTGGTGCACCTGCCCGCTTACATCGAAAGGGTAAAAGAATTTTCTAAACGGGGCGGGGGCAGTTTTGGCAATAACACTACCGGTTCGCCTGAAACTTTTGAAACCGCCCTGCTGGCGGCAGGCGGAACACTTTCGGCAGTAGAAGCGGTGCTGGAAGGCAGGGTGGAAAGCGCTTTTGCCCTGGTGCGTCCTCCCGGCCACCACGCCAGGCCGGGGCAGGCAATGGGGTACTGTTTTTTTAACAACGCTGCCATAGCGGCGCGCTATGCCATCAAGCGGTATGGCTTGAGCAGGGTGCTGATAATTGACTGGGACGAGCACCACGGCAACGGTACCGAAGAAATTTTTTACAGCGACCCCTCGGTTCTGTACTTTTCCGTCCACCGCGACTGGAGCTACCCGGGCACCGGCCAGGCGGCAAAAGCCGGGGACGGGGAGGGAAAGGGCTTTAATATCAATGTGCCCCTGCCCAAAAGGTCGGGCGACGCCGACTATGAGCATGTTTTCCGGCGCATCCTCCGGCCTGTTGCGCTGGCCTACCGCCCGCAACTGGTGCTGGTTTCCGCCGGGTTTGACGCCCACAGGGACGACTTGATCGGCCAGATGAGCCTGACCCCGTACGGTTATATGGCGCTGACCGGAATAGTATGCGAAATAGCCACCTGCTGCGGTGGGGCGCTGGCTGCCGTACTGGAAGGCGGCTATAACCCGGGTGCCCTGGCCGAAAGCGTGTTTGCGGTATTGCATACAATGGCCGGCTGGGACGCCGGCAGCAGCAGTCAGCCGGCAGATGAAAAACCGGTAAAAGTAAACGTAATGGGAATTATTGAAGAAGTTGTAAAAATACACGGCAGTTACTGGGATTTCGGTTTTTAA
- a CDS encoding phosphate transport regulator (distant homolog of PhoU), translating to MFLSFLRKKRKDIFFEYFILVVKNIQLASQVFREELHNLKDAEQFALQIKTVENMGDQYTHEIIMALNKTFITPLEREDILDLTIKLDDILDLIEACAWSFDLFNISEPDEYMKLFARNIEMCTQEIVYAINYLVEKKLPEITRHTHKINDLENVADDLLRDSLKTLFSTCTDPIELIKRKEIYHMMEEVTDACEDVANILEGIIMRNS from the coding sequence ATGTTCCTGAGCTTTTTAAGAAAAAAGAGAAAAGACATTTTTTTTGAGTATTTTATACTGGTCGTAAAGAATATCCAGCTTGCTTCCCAGGTGTTCAGGGAAGAACTGCACAATTTGAAGGACGCCGAGCAGTTTGCCCTTCAGATAAAAACCGTAGAAAACATGGGCGACCAGTACACCCATGAGATTATCATGGCCTTAAACAAAACCTTCATTACCCCTTTAGAACGGGAAGATATTCTCGATCTAACCATTAAGCTGGACGACATCCTGGATTTGATCGAAGCCTGCGCCTGGAGTTTCGACCTGTTCAACATAAGCGAGCCGGACGAATACATGAAGCTCTTTGCCAGAAACATCGAAATGTGCACCCAGGAAATAGTATATGCTATTAATTACCTGGTTGAGAAAAAACTTCCAGAAATAACCAGGCACACCCATAAGATTAACGACCTGGAAAATGTGGCCGACGACTTGCTCAGGGACAGTCTGAAGACATTATTCTCTACCTGCACCGATCCCATTGAGCTGATTAAAAGGAAAGAAATATACCACATGATGGAGGAAGTTACGGACGCCTGCGAAGACGTGGCCAACATTCTGGAAGGCATCATCATGAGAAACTCCTGA